From a single Pyxidicoccus xibeiensis genomic region:
- the clpX gene encoding ATP-dependent Clp protease ATP-binding subunit ClpX codes for MKKEHHVNLSCSFCGKSQREVRKLIAGPTVYICDECIKLCNDIIADENEREEGKPQVSLPTPAEIKAFLDDYVIGQDQAKKVLAVAVYNHYKRIYQKKPAARPRPGVKAPGGEDVELSKSNILLIGPTGSGKTLLAQSLARFLNVPFTIADATSLTEAGYVGEDVENIIQNLLHNADYDVEKAARGIVYIDEIDKIARKGDMPSATRDVGGEGVQQALLKIIEGTRANVTPRGGKKYNQQEYVQVDTTNILFICGGAFHGIDGVIKRRVGEKGLGFGAKITHREERSVGELLALTEPEDLMKFGMIPEFIGRLPMIATLNDLKEEDLVIILSQPKNALVKQYQKLFEMEKVKLTFTKEALRAIAREAMRRHSGARGLRAILEDAMLEIMYDVPFREGVKECKITEQVITKHEPPQLVMEKEKKTA; via the coding sequence GTGAAGAAGGAGCACCACGTCAACCTGTCCTGTTCGTTCTGCGGCAAGTCGCAGCGCGAGGTCCGCAAGCTCATCGCGGGCCCGACTGTCTACATCTGCGACGAATGCATCAAGCTGTGTAACGACATCATCGCGGACGAGAACGAGCGCGAAGAGGGCAAGCCGCAGGTCAGCCTGCCGACGCCAGCCGAAATCAAGGCGTTCCTCGACGACTACGTAATCGGTCAGGACCAGGCGAAGAAGGTCCTCGCGGTGGCGGTGTACAACCACTACAAGCGCATCTACCAGAAGAAGCCGGCCGCACGGCCGCGCCCCGGGGTGAAGGCGCCCGGCGGCGAGGACGTGGAGCTGAGCAAGAGCAACATCCTGCTCATCGGTCCCACGGGAAGCGGCAAGACGCTGCTGGCCCAGTCGCTCGCGCGGTTCCTCAACGTCCCCTTCACCATCGCCGACGCCACCAGCCTCACCGAGGCCGGCTACGTGGGCGAGGACGTGGAGAACATCATCCAGAACCTGCTCCACAACGCCGACTACGACGTGGAGAAGGCGGCGCGCGGCATCGTCTACATCGACGAGATCGACAAGATTGCCCGCAAGGGTGACATGCCGAGCGCCACCCGCGACGTGGGCGGCGAGGGCGTGCAGCAGGCGCTCTTGAAGATCATCGAGGGCACCCGCGCCAACGTCACGCCGCGCGGCGGGAAGAAGTACAACCAGCAGGAGTACGTCCAGGTCGACACGACGAACATCCTCTTCATCTGCGGCGGTGCCTTCCACGGCATCGACGGCGTCATCAAGCGCCGCGTGGGTGAGAAGGGCCTGGGCTTCGGCGCGAAGATCACCCACCGCGAGGAGCGCAGCGTCGGCGAGCTGCTGGCGCTGACGGAGCCGGAGGACCTGATGAAGTTCGGGATGATTCCCGAGTTCATCGGCCGCCTGCCCATGATCGCCACGCTGAACGACCTGAAGGAAGAGGACCTGGTCATCATCCTCTCGCAGCCGAAGAACGCGCTGGTGAAGCAGTACCAGAAGCTCTTCGAGATGGAGAAGGTGAAGCTGACCTTCACCAAGGAGGCGCTGCGCGCCATCGCCCGCGAGGCGATGCGCCGTCACTCCGGAGCGCGCGGCCTGCGCGCCATCCTGGAGGACGCGATGCTGGAGATCATGTACGACGTGCCGTTCCGCGAGGGCGTCAAGGAGTGCAAGATCACCGAGCAGGTGATCACCAAGCACGAGCCGCCCCAGCTGGTGATGGAGAAGGAGAAGAAGACGGCGTAG
- a CDS encoding tRNA pseudouridine synthase A: MLPSTSRRIPVALWIWYRGGNFRGFQRQPAGPTVQEALEGALSSVGVPATIMPAGRTDRGVHARMQVVSVRLEPGDSADALARRLPERLPPGLGLVCVRVPRSFHAQWSASGKAYRYRLRLGGASDAAWAPYALDVPAEPLLQGAGRPVTPERLEELLGAAVGTRDFIAFHEKSSPRKPRTLESATLHELGGGLYEARLSGDGFARYQVRYLVGSALKVAAGLLPEAEWKAALESGEAIEGFKAPAHGLILWEVRYPPGVDPFSAGERLHPPGLPLEPPFLP, from the coding sequence GTGCTCCCTTCGACCTCCAGACGGATTCCTGTCGCACTGTGGATCTGGTACCGCGGCGGAAACTTCCGAGGCTTCCAGCGGCAGCCTGCCGGCCCCACCGTGCAGGAGGCGCTGGAGGGCGCCCTCTCCTCGGTAGGGGTCCCCGCCACCATCATGCCGGCGGGGCGCACGGACCGGGGCGTCCACGCGCGGATGCAGGTGGTGAGCGTGCGGCTGGAGCCCGGCGACTCGGCGGACGCGCTCGCCCGGCGGCTGCCCGAGCGCCTGCCCCCCGGCCTGGGCCTGGTCTGCGTGCGCGTGCCCCGCTCGTTCCATGCCCAGTGGAGCGCCAGCGGCAAGGCGTACCGCTACCGGCTGCGGCTGGGGGGCGCGAGTGACGCGGCGTGGGCGCCGTACGCGCTGGACGTGCCCGCCGAGCCCCTGCTGCAGGGGGCCGGAAGGCCGGTGACGCCCGAGCGGCTCGAGGAGCTGCTCGGCGCGGCGGTGGGCACGCGGGACTTCATTGCGTTCCATGAGAAGTCCAGCCCCCGCAAGCCGCGCACGCTGGAGTCCGCCACCCTGCATGAGCTGGGCGGTGGGCTGTACGAGGCGAGGCTGAGCGGGGACGGCTTCGCGCGCTACCAGGTGCGCTACCTGGTGGGGAGCGCGCTGAAGGTGGCGGCGGGACTGCTGCCGGAAGCGGAATGGAAGGCGGCGCTGGAGTCAGGGGAGGCCATCGAGGGCTTCAAGGCGCCCGCGCACGGCCTGATTCTCTGGGAGGTTCGCTACCCTCCGGGAGTGGACCCCTTCTCCGCCGGGGAGCGCCTGCATCCCCCGGGGCTGCCGCTGGAGCCACCCTTCCTTCCATAG
- a CDS encoding ribbon-helix-helix domain-containing protein, which yields MDMNPRLTSVVFRLNREKLDALKELSRTTRIRQSEYLREAISDLLAKYEERLVD from the coding sequence TTGGACATGAATCCCCGCCTCACCTCAGTGGTCTTCCGGCTCAACCGCGAGAAGCTCGACGCCCTGAAGGAGCTGTCGCGCACCACGCGCATCCGTCAGAGCGAGTACCTGCGAGAGGCCATCTCGGATCTGCTGGCGAAGTACGAAGAGCGGCTCGTCGACTGA
- the crtI gene encoding phytoene desaturase family protein, with protein MATRHDGRRALVIGSGFGGLAAAVRLAARGWRVTVLERRDGPGGRANAFQQDGFTFDAGPTVITCPHLLEELWALAGQRLADHVELRPVEPLYRMRFPDGATFDYHTDREQMRESVRRLSPGDETGFDSLCERVERMYEAGIGPLMSAPVPGLLSLAPFTAALVRDEAFRTMYGLVSRHVRDERLRQALSFHPLLIGGSPFTPASAVYASIQFVERRWGAFFPVGGTGALVRGLVALLEKLGGEVRYGSEVTEITLEGRRATGVRLGDGTWLAADAVVSNADAAWTYRYLLPGHARRHWTDARIQKARYSMSVFLWYFGTRKQYPAVAHHTLLFGKDFRGMFSGLEGQGQPSQEPLLYLHRPTATDAALAPPGHDAFYVLAPVPHLGDGTDWRVRAEPFRRALEERLAGSVLPGLSEELATSRVFTPADFRDDLRSFRGAAFSFAPTLMQTTFLRAQAQSEDVERLYMVGAGTHPGAGLPAVLCSAKIVDTVIARA; from the coding sequence GTGGCAACGCGACACGACGGCAGGCGAGCGCTGGTCATCGGCAGCGGGTTCGGAGGGCTCGCGGCGGCGGTACGGCTGGCGGCGCGAGGCTGGCGCGTCACGGTGCTCGAGCGGAGGGACGGACCAGGCGGGCGGGCGAACGCCTTCCAGCAGGACGGGTTCACCTTCGACGCGGGGCCCACGGTCATCACGTGTCCGCATCTGCTGGAGGAGCTGTGGGCGCTGGCGGGCCAGCGGCTCGCGGACCACGTGGAGCTGCGACCGGTGGAGCCGCTCTACCGCATGCGCTTCCCGGATGGCGCCACGTTCGACTACCACACGGACCGCGAGCAGATGCGGGAGTCCGTGCGGCGGCTGTCGCCCGGGGACGAGACGGGCTTCGACTCGCTGTGCGAGCGCGTGGAGCGGATGTACGAGGCGGGCATCGGTCCGCTGATGAGCGCGCCCGTGCCGGGCCTGCTGAGCCTGGCGCCCTTCACCGCGGCGCTGGTGCGGGATGAGGCGTTCCGGACGATGTACGGGCTGGTGTCCCGGCACGTGCGCGACGAGCGGCTGCGGCAGGCGCTCAGCTTCCACCCGCTGCTCATCGGTGGAAGTCCCTTCACCCCCGCGAGCGCGGTGTACGCGTCCATCCAGTTCGTGGAGCGCAGGTGGGGGGCGTTCTTCCCCGTGGGCGGGACGGGGGCCCTGGTGCGGGGACTGGTGGCGTTGCTGGAGAAGCTGGGCGGCGAGGTCCGGTACGGCAGCGAGGTGACGGAGATCACGCTGGAGGGACGCCGGGCCACGGGTGTCCGGCTGGGTGACGGCACGTGGTTGGCGGCGGATGCGGTGGTGTCGAACGCGGACGCGGCGTGGACGTACCGGTACCTGCTGCCCGGGCACGCGCGGCGGCACTGGACGGACGCGCGCATCCAGAAGGCGCGCTATTCGATGAGCGTGTTCCTCTGGTACTTCGGCACGCGCAAGCAGTACCCGGCGGTGGCGCACCACACGCTGCTGTTCGGCAAGGACTTCCGGGGCATGTTCTCCGGGCTGGAAGGGCAGGGGCAGCCCTCGCAGGAGCCGCTGCTCTACCTGCACCGGCCCACGGCGACGGACGCGGCCCTGGCGCCGCCGGGACACGACGCGTTCTATGTCCTGGCACCGGTGCCCCACCTGGGCGACGGCACGGACTGGCGGGTGCGCGCGGAGCCCTTCCGCCGTGCGCTGGAGGAGCGGCTGGCGGGCTCCGTGCTGCCCGGGCTGAGCGAGGAGCTGGCGACCTCGCGCGTCTTCACGCCGGCGGACTTCCGCGACGACCTCCGGTCCTTCCGGGGCGCGGCGTTCAGCTTCGCGCCCACGCTGATGCAGACCACGTTCCTCCGCGCCCAGGCGCAGAGCGAGGACGTGGAGCGGCTGTACATGGTGGGGGCGGGGACGCACCCCGGAGCAGGCCTGCCCGCGGTGCTGTGCTCGGCGAAGATTGTCGATACGGTGATTGCCCGCGCATGA
- a CDS encoding AgmX/PglI C-terminal domain-containing protein, producing MAAGQDFAVDVEGHWLFRQGDLVLGPVSGGQLVEKLTTGELTPDTPVALAGERDFHRLGDVEAFRVHVARAEARARVDAAVVVERAKSRKRLKILGTAAGVGVLVLGFFGLQLARNVAVHGVFGGGGELEDDFGGEEIVIRVAQARPDDEELFEYPTNGTKRPDAVASGTKPATGTSGPGRVAMASTTRTEERRPPRPAGSVATDPDGMQVAQSFDQSSINKVVSGNRSALSRCFREEAERSPGLAAKIPLEFVIGNDGRVSKLWVDNPQFKKGPLYDCLLVELQKWPFRPYEGERATVGLTFNIGKRG from the coding sequence ATGGCGGCCGGACAAGACTTTGCGGTGGATGTGGAAGGTCATTGGCTCTTCCGACAGGGGGACCTGGTCCTCGGACCGGTGAGCGGCGGGCAGCTCGTGGAGAAGCTCACCACGGGAGAGCTGACGCCGGACACGCCGGTGGCGCTCGCGGGGGAGCGCGACTTCCACCGGCTGGGAGACGTGGAGGCCTTCCGGGTGCACGTGGCCCGGGCGGAGGCCCGCGCGCGGGTGGACGCCGCCGTCGTGGTGGAGCGGGCGAAGTCACGCAAGCGCCTCAAGATTCTCGGCACCGCGGCCGGCGTCGGCGTGCTGGTGCTGGGCTTCTTCGGCCTGCAGCTGGCCCGCAACGTCGCGGTGCACGGCGTCTTCGGAGGCGGCGGGGAGCTCGAGGACGACTTCGGCGGGGAGGAGATCGTCATCCGCGTGGCCCAGGCGCGCCCGGACGACGAGGAGCTCTTCGAGTATCCGACGAACGGGACGAAGCGCCCCGACGCGGTCGCCAGCGGCACGAAGCCCGCCACCGGCACCAGCGGCCCGGGCAGGGTTGCCATGGCGTCCACCACCCGCACCGAGGAGCGGCGCCCGCCGCGTCCCGCGGGCAGCGTGGCCACGGACCCGGACGGCATGCAGGTGGCCCAGTCGTTCGACCAGTCGTCCATCAACAAGGTGGTCTCCGGCAACCGGTCCGCGCTCTCCAGGTGCTTCAGGGAAGAGGCCGAGCGCAGCCCGGGCCTGGCGGCGAAGATTCCGCTGGAGTTCGTCATCGGCAACGACGGCCGGGTCAGCAAGCTCTGGGTGGACAACCCCCAGTTCAAGAAGGGCCCGCTCTACGACTGCCTGCTGGTGGAGCTCCAGAAGTGGCCCTTCCGCCCCTACGAGGGCGAGCGGGCGACGGTCGGCCTGACGTTCAACATCGGCAAGCGGGGGTAG
- a CDS encoding trifunctional serine/threonine-protein kinase/ATP-binding protein/sensor histidine kinase, giving the protein MTEVAGYRIVREFAGFGPFQFLRATREEDGAAVTLKVPAPSSPPSIAARLRHELELTQHLRIDGVLQPLALVEPRTGRLALVLESFGEATLAQRLSQGRLEPRTACRITLALARVLGAVHAAGIVHRNLHPGCVLLGPGDEALKLTGFSLATRRPRAEVAPVAPDRLEGTLEYLSPEGTGRTHRSVDSRSDFYSLGVVLYELLTGRRPFADTDALGLIHAHVALPPLPPGSLVPGLPAPLSDIALKLLAKSPEDRYQSAYGLVADLRRCLDGLEGTGSVAPFALGTKDVPERFTAPEHLYGREKEQAGLREAFERAASGRSGFVLVSGAAGMGKSALTGTLKRSVSARHGLFVRGKYDQLLRDTPYSGIFEAFREVARSLLGEEEQALDAWRRRLLDAVGGMGRLVVDAVPRMALVLGEQPSVPELGPAESELRFQLVLRKLVAALATREHPLVVVLDDLQWADSASLQLLRLLLSDRDIGHLLVVAACRSEELWSEHPVEGLARALQEDGTPVHRVSLEPLSAEHVARLVADVFPPAAGQPDAQLGALVLSLTEGNPFFAVQLLRTFYERGLVRFDAQGGGFRWDAGALRGQDFSDGVVALLTSRIRELSPTAQALLPVAAALGHSFDLRSLAIVLERPPAEAAAQLGELLQAGLVTPLSEPEAEAEAGGAYQFTHDRVQQAALELTPAEARPQLHARIGRLLLRHTPPERLDEGLVDVVSHFHLALPVLTDPDERYRVAALDLRAGRSGKSRGAWASALRLLSTGLTLVGEDGWKKDRRLTFDLHVEAAEAAYLAADFDLMERLAAAALAHAADGAEEVRVQEVRLQCYAHRGEHARGVDLGLEVLRKLGQPLPANPKPPHVLAAVAKTKVRLGLRKPEDLASLPECTDPLLLATLRLLVKLSSVAFMARPLLFPLVVLRILQLTIRHGATGVAAFGYVGYGLMLSVHLGNPEEGFRYGRLALKTLDRFQAESLRSMVTFVFNLFIRHWKEPLSACIDDFYSAARKGQETGDIEYFGYAASAGCATSLIATDGLAEAGPRIDRYRDALAAQRHKNVPFVEYIRHTLDTLTGTFTGDADAREEELVAPYRQLGYTNGIATCDVLRTLRRWLSGDALGALESASAVDAQAELIAGQIYFPWYKFFQGLALIALHPSRGPLERLRMSRSIDAIRKAMRGWARIAPMNYGARAELLDAERARLDGHLDDAADGYDRAIRLARQHELSLDEGVACEAAARFHLAQARERVARAYLEDARTAFLRWGARAVAARLEREHPRLLPSAPAAAQRTDEVAGTSLAALDLESVLKTARALSGEIVLDKLLRKLMTLVIENAGARRGFLILKKPEGLFIAAEGSVDGSGVVEQALPVESSTALPASIIHYVVRTGETVLLHDAATEEPFSEDPYIRAARPKSVLCSPLLKQLSLTGVLYLENDATPGAFTRERLEVLRLLSFQAAISLENAGLYASLEDYSRTLERRVEERTAEIQHKNAELADTLTRLQEMQRQLVAQEKLASLGALTAGIAHELQNPLNFVNNFSELSSRLARELEESLRALASRLDAQALQDVLELLEDLRQNSQRINTHGKRASDIIKTMLRHSRRSEGTRSRADLNALIRDSLNLASQGLRSRPGGASVVTESDLDPGVGTVELVASDISRLFINILENAFYATVQKQQGAPPGFVPRIHVRTRRQGDKVELRVRDNGSGIPEHIRAKLFDPFFTTKPAGVGTGLGLSLCHDIVQEHHGEIRVESEPGEYAEFIITLPAAPSASSGAAA; this is encoded by the coding sequence ATGACTGAAGTCGCCGGCTACCGCATCGTCAGGGAGTTCGCTGGCTTTGGCCCCTTCCAGTTCCTCCGAGCCACGCGCGAGGAAGACGGCGCGGCGGTCACCCTCAAGGTTCCCGCGCCCTCCTCTCCGCCATCCATCGCCGCGCGCCTCCGTCATGAGCTCGAGCTGACGCAGCACCTGCGCATCGACGGCGTCCTCCAGCCCCTCGCGCTGGTGGAGCCGCGCACCGGCCGCCTCGCCCTGGTGCTGGAGTCCTTCGGCGAGGCGACGCTCGCACAGCGCCTGTCCCAGGGTCGGCTGGAGCCTCGCACCGCCTGCCGCATCACCCTGGCGCTCGCCCGCGTCCTCGGCGCCGTCCACGCGGCGGGCATCGTCCACCGCAACCTCCACCCCGGCTGCGTGCTGCTGGGCCCCGGCGACGAGGCCTTGAAGCTCACCGGCTTCTCGCTGGCCACCCGCCGCCCCCGCGCGGAGGTGGCTCCCGTCGCGCCCGACCGCCTGGAGGGCACGCTCGAGTACCTGTCGCCCGAGGGCACGGGCCGTACGCACCGCAGCGTGGACTCGCGCAGCGACTTCTACTCCCTGGGCGTCGTGCTCTACGAGCTGCTCACCGGCCGCCGCCCCTTCGCGGACACCGACGCGCTGGGGCTCATCCACGCGCACGTGGCGCTTCCTCCCCTGCCTCCGGGCTCGCTCGTCCCCGGCCTTCCCGCACCGCTGTCGGACATCGCCCTCAAGCTGCTCGCCAAGTCTCCCGAGGACCGCTACCAGAGCGCGTACGGCTTGGTCGCGGACCTGCGGCGCTGCCTGGACGGGCTGGAGGGCACGGGCAGCGTGGCCCCCTTCGCGCTCGGCACGAAGGACGTCCCCGAGCGCTTCACCGCCCCCGAGCACCTCTACGGCCGCGAGAAGGAGCAGGCCGGACTGAGGGAGGCCTTCGAGCGCGCCGCCTCCGGCCGCTCCGGCTTCGTCCTCGTCTCGGGCGCGGCGGGCATGGGCAAGTCCGCGCTCACCGGCACCCTCAAGCGCTCCGTCTCCGCGCGGCACGGCCTCTTCGTCCGCGGCAAGTACGACCAGCTCCTGCGCGACACGCCCTACAGCGGCATCTTCGAGGCCTTCCGCGAGGTGGCGCGCAGCCTCCTCGGCGAGGAGGAGCAGGCCCTGGACGCGTGGCGCCGCCGGCTGCTGGACGCCGTGGGCGGCATGGGCCGGCTCGTGGTGGACGCCGTGCCACGCATGGCCCTGGTGCTGGGTGAGCAGCCCTCCGTCCCCGAGCTGGGCCCCGCCGAGTCGGAGCTGCGCTTCCAGCTCGTGCTGCGCAAGCTGGTGGCCGCGCTCGCCACCCGTGAGCACCCGCTCGTGGTGGTGCTGGACGACCTGCAGTGGGCCGACAGCGCCAGCCTCCAGCTGCTGCGGCTGCTCCTCTCCGACCGCGACATCGGCCACCTGCTGGTGGTGGCGGCCTGCCGCTCGGAGGAGCTGTGGTCCGAGCACCCCGTGGAGGGACTCGCCCGCGCCCTGCAGGAGGACGGCACGCCCGTCCACCGCGTCTCCCTGGAGCCGCTGTCCGCCGAGCACGTGGCCCGGCTGGTGGCGGACGTCTTCCCGCCCGCGGCCGGACAGCCGGACGCGCAGCTGGGGGCGCTGGTGCTCTCGCTGACGGAGGGCAACCCGTTCTTCGCCGTGCAGCTGCTGCGGACATTCTACGAGCGCGGCCTCGTGCGCTTCGACGCGCAGGGGGGCGGCTTCCGCTGGGATGCGGGCGCCCTGCGCGGTCAGGACTTCAGCGACGGCGTGGTGGCGCTGCTCACCTCCCGCATCCGCGAGCTGAGCCCCACCGCCCAGGCCCTGCTGCCCGTGGCCGCCGCGCTGGGCCACAGCTTCGACCTGCGCAGCCTCGCCATCGTCCTGGAGCGCCCGCCCGCGGAAGCCGCGGCGCAGCTGGGCGAGCTGCTCCAGGCCGGACTGGTGACGCCGCTGAGCGAGCCCGAGGCCGAGGCCGAGGCCGGCGGCGCCTACCAGTTCACCCACGACCGCGTGCAGCAGGCCGCGCTGGAGCTGACGCCCGCCGAGGCCCGGCCCCAGCTCCACGCCCGCATCGGCCGCCTGCTGCTCCGGCACACTCCGCCCGAGCGGTTGGATGAAGGGCTGGTCGACGTCGTCAGCCACTTCCATCTGGCCCTCCCCGTGCTGACGGACCCGGACGAGCGCTACCGCGTGGCCGCGCTGGACCTGCGCGCGGGCCGGAGTGGCAAGTCGCGCGGCGCGTGGGCGTCGGCCCTGCGCCTGCTGTCCACCGGACTGACGCTGGTGGGCGAGGATGGCTGGAAGAAGGACCGCCGCCTCACCTTCGACCTGCACGTGGAGGCGGCGGAGGCGGCCTACCTCGCGGCGGACTTCGACCTGATGGAGCGCCTGGCCGCGGCGGCCCTGGCCCATGCGGCGGACGGCGCCGAGGAAGTCCGGGTGCAGGAGGTCCGGCTGCAGTGCTACGCGCACCGCGGCGAGCACGCGCGCGGTGTGGACCTGGGCCTGGAGGTGTTGCGCAAGCTGGGCCAGCCGCTGCCCGCAAACCCCAAGCCCCCGCACGTCCTGGCCGCCGTGGCGAAGACGAAGGTGCGCCTGGGCCTGCGCAAGCCCGAGGACCTGGCCTCGCTGCCGGAGTGCACGGACCCGCTGCTGCTGGCCACGCTGCGGCTGCTCGTGAAGCTGTCCTCGGTGGCCTTCATGGCCCGGCCGCTGCTCTTCCCGTTGGTGGTGCTGCGCATCCTCCAGCTCACCATCCGCCACGGGGCCACCGGCGTGGCCGCCTTCGGGTACGTGGGCTACGGGCTGATGCTCAGCGTGCACCTGGGCAACCCCGAGGAGGGCTTCCGCTACGGCCGGCTCGCGCTGAAGACGCTGGACCGCTTCCAGGCGGAGAGCCTGCGGTCCATGGTGACGTTCGTCTTCAACCTCTTCATCCGTCACTGGAAGGAGCCGCTCTCCGCCTGCATCGACGACTTCTACTCCGCCGCCCGGAAGGGCCAGGAGACGGGCGACATCGAGTACTTCGGCTATGCCGCGAGCGCCGGCTGCGCCACCTCGCTCATCGCCACCGACGGACTGGCGGAGGCCGGCCCGCGCATCGACCGCTACCGCGACGCGCTCGCCGCCCAGCGGCACAAGAACGTGCCCTTCGTCGAGTACATCCGCCACACGCTCGACACGCTCACCGGGACCTTCACCGGGGACGCGGACGCACGCGAGGAGGAGCTGGTCGCTCCGTACCGCCAGCTCGGCTACACCAACGGCATCGCCACCTGTGACGTGCTCCGCACGCTGCGCCGCTGGCTGTCCGGTGACGCGCTCGGCGCGCTGGAGAGCGCCTCCGCCGTGGACGCCCAGGCGGAGCTCATCGCCGGGCAGATCTACTTCCCCTGGTACAAGTTCTTCCAGGGCCTGGCCCTCATCGCGCTCCACCCGTCGCGCGGCCCGCTGGAGCGGCTGCGCATGTCGCGCTCCATCGACGCCATCCGCAAGGCCATGCGCGGCTGGGCCCGCATCGCCCCCATGAACTACGGCGCCCGCGCGGAGCTGCTGGACGCGGAGCGCGCCCGCCTGGACGGCCACCTGGACGACGCGGCGGACGGCTATGACCGCGCCATCCGCCTGGCCCGGCAGCACGAGCTGTCGCTCGACGAGGGTGTGGCCTGTGAGGCCGCGGCCCGCTTCCACCTGGCCCAGGCCCGCGAGCGCGTGGCCCGCGCGTACCTGGAAGACGCCCGCACCGCCTTCCTGCGATGGGGCGCCCGCGCCGTCGCCGCGCGCCTGGAGCGCGAGCACCCGCGCCTGCTGCCCTCCGCGCCCGCCGCCGCCCAGCGGACGGACGAGGTGGCGGGGACGTCACTGGCGGCCCTGGACCTGGAGTCGGTGCTCAAGACGGCCCGCGCGCTGTCGGGCGAAATCGTCCTGGACAAGCTGCTGCGCAAGCTGATGACGCTGGTCATCGAGAACGCCGGTGCGCGGCGCGGCTTCCTCATCCTGAAGAAGCCCGAGGGCCTGTTCATTGCGGCCGAGGGCTCGGTGGACGGCAGCGGCGTGGTGGAGCAGGCGTTGCCGGTGGAGTCCTCCACCGCGCTGCCTGCCTCCATCATCCACTACGTGGTGCGCACCGGGGAGACGGTGCTGCTCCACGACGCGGCGACCGAGGAGCCCTTCTCCGAGGACCCGTACATCCGCGCCGCCCGGCCCAAGTCCGTGCTCTGCAGCCCGCTCTTGAAGCAGCTGTCACTCACCGGCGTGCTGTACCTGGAGAACGACGCCACGCCCGGGGCCTTCACCCGCGAGCGGCTGGAGGTGCTGCGGCTGCTGTCGTTCCAGGCCGCCATCTCCCTGGAGAACGCCGGCCTCTACGCCAGCCTCGAGGACTACAGCCGCACCCTGGAGCGCCGCGTGGAGGAGCGCACCGCCGAAATCCAGCACAAGAACGCGGAGCTGGCGGACACCCTCACCCGCCTCCAGGAGATGCAGCGCCAGCTCGTGGCCCAGGAGAAGCTCGCGTCCCTGGGCGCGCTCACCGCCGGCATCGCCCACGAGCTGCAGAACCCGCTCAACTTCGTGAACAACTTCTCCGAGTTGTCCTCACGGCTGGCCCGCGAGCTGGAGGAGTCCCTGCGCGCCCTGGCGAGCCGGCTGGATGCCCAGGCCCTGCAGGACGTGCTGGAGCTGCTGGAGGACCTGCGGCAGAACTCGCAGCGCATCAACACCCATGGCAAGCGCGCGTCGGACATCATCAAGACGATGCTGCGGCACTCGCGCCGCTCCGAGGGGACGCGCTCCCGCGCGGACCTCAACGCGCTCATTCGCGACAGCCTCAACCTGGCCTCGCAGGGCCTGCGCAGCCGCCCGGGCGGCGCCAGCGTGGTGACGGAGTCCGACCTGGACCCGGGCGTGGGCACCGTGGAGCTGGTGGCGAGCGACATCAGCCGCCTGTTCATCAACATCCTCGAGAACGCCTTCTACGCCACCGTGCAGAAGCAGCAGGGTGCGCCCCCGGGCTTCGTCCCGCGAATCCACGTCCGCACCCGCCGCCAGGGCGACAAGGTGGAGCTGCGCGTGCGCGACAACGGCTCCGGCATCCCCGAGCACATCCGCGCGAAGCTCTTCGACCCCTTCTTCACCACCAAGCCCGCCGGCGTGGGCACCGGCCTGGGCCTGTCGCTCTGCCACGACATCGTCCAGGAGCACCACGGCGAGATTCGCGTGGAGAGCGAGCCCGGCGAGTACGCCGAGTTCATCATCACCCTGCCCGCCGCCCCTTCCGCCTCGTCGGGCGCCGCCGCCTGA